Below is a window of Bombus pyrosoma isolate SC7728 linkage group LG14, ASM1482585v1, whole genome shotgun sequence DNA.
AAAAAGCGAGCAGAAGAAATCGGTacaaggagagaaagaaagggagaaagtgTCGAGAGTGGCTCcaagaaggaggaaaagaggGTAGCTTCGACTCTGGACTGGCTGCAAAGGCCTCCTGCAATGAATCAACTTATTTAAGGGTAGTTGGATTTCGCGAGTCGATGCACGACTACGAGCCACCCCACTATCCCCCTCCCTAACTCCCTTCTTCTTCAACACAGCACGCCTCGTAGAATGATTTATAGTTTTCCTTCCGTGGCCACCCATCCGTCCTCCCCTCGCGCCACCCCTCGCGCAAACAGCACCCCTCTGCCAAATGTACGCAAAATAGTCGGAATTTGTTCGGCACCATCCTGACTAAAGTAAAATGCTGGTGTATATACGAGGCTAACGGAACTGCTCGATTGTGAAGCGCACTGTATTCTCCGTTAAAGTATTTGGAAATGAACGAATCGCGACAGTTACAATTATTCAGTACTTTATAATACAAAGGATAAGACAAAGAGACGTTAGCGCTATGTTTAGTTCTGTTTAATCAATTTCGCGTCTACAAGTCTGCACCTTGCACGAATAAACTAAAGACGAAGAAAGTCGAGGCtcagaaatatagaaaattaaagatattctAAATTTTTGGAGAAATTTGCACGATCGAAACCTCCCTCGTTGAATTCCTTTACTCCTGGGCTTTTCAACAATGCGCATATGACACCACGTGTCCCATTAATCGTTGCTTCGAACGTTATTTGTATCGTTAACGCACTTCGGTaggttaattgaaaaatataaataagcaGCGACAATCGAAAGAAATTGGGGAAGAATCGTTGCAGTTTGCACGAGACCCGTTCGAGGACGGCTTAAGGTTcgctaaataattattaatgatcGTCAGGGTGAAAGTGTGACTCTGATCGTGTTGACACTGCATTGTAAGCCGCAGACAATGCTATGGTGGCTTTCTGAAGCGTGTGGCTATGGGTTTGATGGAGGAGCAGCGCGATGGCGGCGCGGAGGGCAGGGTCCGTAATTAATAACTTGGAATTGATTAAGGTGTCAGATAAGTCCATGGAGACGGTGGTTCGTGGCTCTTTCTCCCCTTCTCCGGTCGCCTCTCTTTCTTCATCGGTGCGACGCGTTACgatatgattaataatttcgagATAACGCCGCGCCGTCCCAGCGTCCTTGTCCCTTTGAGAGGGGCCGATTTGCGTCCCCACTTACGGCCTCATAAATGACTAATTATTCTCACTGTCCTCGCTGGTTTCTGACCGCTCTGCTAAAAAGGCAAAATCAGAACGTTCGACTCGGTTTTCAGGACACAATTTTTCTGTTAATGCTTTTCGTACCACACCGTTCTATCGAATTATCGCTCCAAGTACTACAGCACAATCGAAGTATCTCCTTTCCACTGAAGATACTCAAAGGACAATacgtttagaaatttcatacgtTTAAGAAGATCCATGGTTTCATCGCGTTGCAACGCAAAGTTTAGGGACCAAAGGAACTGTCTCTGCTATGTCGAGAccaataaaaaagaaggtgCTCTTTCTCGATAGAAGTTGAGCGATCGTCTATGCAAATACCTAATCCTTTCACAGATCCATCCAGGTGACGTTGACGGATTGGTGGAGGACTTTGTTCAGAGGCAGCTCCAACAGATTGCAATCCGCGACACCATTTGTTTCCCCTGAGACGCGAGGAGCTTCCTGCCGCGCCGGTGGGAAGGCCTCGTCGAGAACGATTAACGGGTCTTCGTTAATTGCTAATAAAGAGAAACCCGGATGATGTACCTTTCAACATAAAATACTGGAAAGATCGAACAGTATACACGTTTGTCTCAAACTGACTTCACAACAGTTTGTTTCAACGTGTACAGCTAATGGAAGAGATATAGGGAAGTAATAAAACTGGTTAGAAACTAAGATTAATACGTTTAAAAACCTAAGATGGGAAGGTTTCTGATACGTGcgcaattaaaatatccatTTGTCTTCGAAGTTTGAATTTTCGTGTGTAAATTATCGCGAACGGAAAATCCACAGGGAGATTTTTCGATAATGACCACCGCGAAAAAAGGGGTATGAAGGATTAATCACCCAGAGATGCGAGAAAAGACAATGGCACGGgtgtggaaaaatattttctaccttttccCTTGCTCGACAAAGGGTAAAGTATCTACGACGAATCCGGAGTAACATTTTCGCTGGCTACAAAATGGATggaacgtgaaataaaattctgcgGACATTCTTTGAATAACTATCTTCGATCGTTTctattaagaaaattctacGTTCTATCGGAATTTCGTATCTAAGAAAGGAAAGACGTTCTTACGAAATTATCGACTTTCCAAATATTCACATAACATATTAGCTTCGTCACTTATATGAAACAGAACTTTTATAAAGATCTAAATAAGCTACCTAAGAAAATTGTGAAGGCCGCTttcattacaaatttatttatctgacACTCGTAGAAAATGCAACCTAAAATGTACTTtattgtagaataatttattaattgaattatcaaCAGCAGCTAATTTCTCCGTGAATCCctaaataaagtataaatatacaagtaaTGTCTGACGGAAGAACTTTccgtaatataaaatattatcaagaaaaatgtatcaataaaaattgcggaagaaaaagagagaaacaagaACGAAATGATTTTCAAAGTTAAAGTGCTACTTATAATAGTCAGGCCTCGTTAAAATTTGATTGCATCGATACGCGTTACGAGCGCTTTTACAAGCACCTAATTAGACTTCTCGTCCTTCTcctgttattttaaatacttagcaagagaagagaggaggacCACTTGTTTCTGGTTTTCACACCCCTTTAGCATGTACCGAAATCAAGCGTGACATGACACACGCTGTAATCCGCGTAAAGGGTTGATCCCAGTTTAGCCGGCTGTCCGTAAACCGTGGAACCCGCGGGACTTAAGCCCAGGCAAATTTGAATCCGTCAATCTTGAGTATCCAGGAGGAAGCATATAATCATCCCACACGCTCGTAACACCCGTCCAGACATTAAAATCGCTTTTTTTACCACCAGTGTCGGAAAGATTTAATCCCTATTTTGGGACAAATGATAATTTCAACTGAACCAACATTGACACTACGAATAAATGATATAAGAGAATTTTGTTACATcatatcgataataaaatctttttcgaGGACTCAAAATtcatactatattatattacattttgtttcatataaaCTATCTATCCCAAGCTGATTCATTTTCGCAGCATCGTTGTTCgcaaaatttactaaattttatgCTTCTACAGTGACAAATAAGTACATCGATATCTGATCCACAAGTcattaattaagttaaaaatatatggaacaaattttctacgaaacaaCGTTCTATCGAAGACAAACAGCGATAAATCGTTCGCACAGATGCGTCCTCGATCTTCGTTGGAACTGGTAATTAGGCGTGCGAGGAGGCAAGTGGAACGCGGGGAACACGATTGGGAGAGATCGTGAAGGAAAGCGGGCCGGAAAAGGGAGAGTAAAAGACGAAATTGCTCGATGGCCGATGAGCGTCGAATAAGGCGAAACGGTATTAAGACGGCGTGGCGAGGCCAGTTTCCTCGAGGCTGATGTATCATTTGCCGGCGGGTCGTTAGGCGGTTTCAATTAGTTTTCCACGCTGCTCTCCTGGCCCAGCGTCTACATGAGTATGGGGGAGAGACCAGCGCAGCCCTTAATCGCACAGTCCAGTTTTTTCTCATAATTAGGAAAAGCTCGTTAATGCGTCCCTACTATCTTCttcctccctctttctttctcctcttctcgCTGTTTCCCTGTGTGTCAGTTTTCGTTACATATCTACTTACTCTTATTACTGTGAGGGACACTGATCTTTCAAGATTCAAGAACTCAGATCTTTTCAACttggaatttgaaaaaattctatgaatttgtttcattattatgTATAGTAAGATAAAAATGTCTTTTGAAAAACAACTCCCTCTCtctcaagtttgaatattgataatattattttcgtattgAATACTTTTCTACTAATTAAGTATATAAATCCATCTGTTGGTTTCCTTTGCTTTGAATAAGGAGAAATATTAGAGACATAGAAATATTGACTTTtatcctctttcttctcttttttcctttcttcctctatcgtctttcttccttcccttTCAAACCTGCTTCTGTGTCCTACACTTCCTCCCCCGCCCCTCTATTCTTTCCtcgaaatatggaaatttctCACATTCGTACAAACATATATGATATAAGTGCTATCCGTATATATAATTCCTATATTCAGAAGTCCGAATCATAgagcatattttattttaaaacatgcAATATTAAGTTTACTAATTCATATGTTTACTGTTGCAAATTTTAGCAGACATAAGATATTTTGAGagcgatatttcaaaatatgtagTATAAAGTACCCTAAGATATACGATTTAGTCTCATtcgaaatacatttatatatatatcgttactgtgtaatttaatacgaattttaaataaagcgTTTTATATCGTTCATTTGTCATAATTgttcaatgaaattgaataggctaaaaatattgaaaacacACAAATAATCAGACTTACCGAATGAAGGAACGCCAACTGTCCAAAAAACCCTTCTCGacgatataaaatgttttttctgGATCTTCACACTTCAATATTTCGTTCCTATTTCGGCCGTGATACAAGTCGTTTAACTCGTCCCTTTGTTGTTTGGCTTTTATCTTGTCGTCTTTTTTTGCTTTCTGCGCGTTCTCCATTTTCTCCTGAACAGTAAGATAGATCAATATACATGCACATAccaaaatgttttatctttattaaaatatacaaatatgtacGAAAAAGTACCTCACAAATCGAACATGACGCGGCACCAATAGAGTACTCCTTGGACTCtgggaaatattttcgaagtATCACCCAAGCTTCACGGGGTACTATTTTTCTTGTCGAATCTGGTGTCTTCAATGAACTGTGCTCACAAAGTAAATCTTCATTGAAATAGATTATGACTTCGTTCTCTTCACCTTCCACCGGTTCTTTCAATCCTTCACTTTCTTTACTTGTGCCACTTTTACTATCTTCCTGCGAGCCACTCGGATCTTGACAGTCTTCATCCTCAATTTCCTGCTCCATATCGTCCGTAAATTTTTCCATCGCAAGTCTTCGCCATGACCTCAGCGAATCAGCACCCACGATATAACTAGTCTCAGACCTGTTaccatgaaaataaaatttatttttcttttacaaaataatgcgttcgttttaaaattactattattacagGAGACTCACggttctttgaaatttcggACGAGTTCACTAACTTCCTTGTGATCACGTTCAAGCGATATCTTGAAACGAAGTAGCTTGTACCGACGTTTCACGCAAATTTCgcaaaaagaattttcatctAATCGCGGTCCTCCACGATATTTATCATAAAGTAAATCCGCAGCTGTGACAGGTATACACTTTGCACGATTCACTTTCAAGGGATCGAGTCGATAATGCGAACACATTAATGTAGAATTGTCTATTGGTGGTACTCCATCGACAGATAAGTGTCCATTGAGCCATTTTGATAACCAATCGTTTGGAATCCATTGATATGTGTCCCACGAAACTAtgttcgaaataatattatacacgtCTATGACAAGTTGTCTCTTTAAATTCTGATCTTCGATCTCCTTTTGCTACAAGAAACATCGTTGAGAATGCTTCTTAACTGATTAAACTCAATCTGTTGCTGTTATTAATACCTACTTTTTCTTGTTGAATAGCCAATAAGCTTAATTCGTGTTTCACATTCTCTTGCCTCACTAAGTCACGTAACGTTGTACTCACTTCCCAACTTTCAAACTCCATCTGTAAAGTAATATAATGCATCCATATGAATGTCcataagagaaataaaagaaaaactaaatatACCAACCTCTTCGTAAAAATCACGTTCCCCGCAACTCATAGCTCTATGCGCAGCACCATTTAACCGCTTGTAGTCCAATTTCACAACTTTTACAACTGGTTTCTTCATATCCATATCGAgcttattttctttattgtcGAATTCGTAATGTTTGCCATTTTGTTCATCAAAGGTAGAATCTGTGTTCACAGACTGTTCTATTGCAACATTTTTTGGAGATGCTTTCAAAGTTTCCATTTCCTGTTTGCTCTGCATATCaggtttcaatattttctcagaattatttatatcagaaACACCTGACATTGTATCGCATTTGTGTTTCTCTTCGTTTAATGAGTCTGATTTTTCTTGAGCTACTACAATTTTTTCCATAGctgttgtattattattactattggTTTCTCCATCTAGCTTTTTcaacttatttttctttgtactaCATGTTCGTTTTTCTGGGGTGACTTTCTTATAAACTAACATATACGCGGTATTAGAAGACAAAAATCCTTTCGGTATACGTCCCCGTTTTACTACCTTCGAATTCTctgtaatagaaaattctaactacattttatcgttttattaaataatttatttattacattataataaaatttgtactcACCACTAACACCATCCTCGATTCTTTTATTCTGCATTTTTTCCACTTTATCGTCACTAAATTGATACCATTCGCCATTTGAATTGCATATATTCGCAATATAGTGACCTGAATGTGCAGATGGGCCTTTATGACTTAAAACTGCGACGAGATTGTACAAATGAGTTTGTGGCGGACACCTAACATATTCTGACATATCGAGATCTTCCGGGAATTGTATAAAAGAATTCAACTTTCTTTTCTGCCCAGAATCCCTAACAAAGACAAAGTAACATATTCTATTAACATGATATATAACAATctaatagtataatataaacgtaataaaataaaagtacctATGAAACACAAAACgcattaattgtatatttaatgtttctgGAAGAGATTCCAAGCGTATAAACCGGCGCGCATCTTTTTTGTCATTGCAGGTAACGCAATGATACTGATTTGCTCCAGTCAATTGTTCCACAGATAAGTATTTCTCTACTGCCTCTTTCAGAGTGGCTGCGAGTTGTAGATCCAATTCGTAGAATGTAGTGGAGGTTGGATATTCAGTTCCGCATTTAGAGCAACTGCGTCAAACATAAAACTCGCGTTATTTAGACGGAATTAGCTTCTCTCGGTCAGATCAGTTGATCGCACCAGTCACCGCAGCGAGCAACGTGTCCTACCATGTTCTCATCGTCAAGATCATCAGCATCATCATCGTTTAGGACAATTCTCATTTGTTTTCCACTTCAGAAAACCCACCAATTGATATAGCTGTATTTTCCTTGGGTCAGCCTCTGCAGCATCTGCTTCAGTTCTGAGTTTTGTTGGAGTTTCCCTTCGATATGGCAGAGAAGTAGCTTGGAGAATTCCTGTGCATCCTGCTGAGTTCTAGTATCCAAAGACAATGCGATCGCGAGATTCATCGGATCGAGCAGACGACGATTTCCGAATTGCAtcattgcaaatatatattgcaACTGTCCTACTGCTGTCACTGGATGAAACGGTACTCCTTTCTTCTCAGCTTGACACACTGCTTCCCTTTCCTCTGGGTCTTCTGTGATATCCCACTTGTATATTATCCTCCTggaaatatacaatttcattttgtagtagatatttgcaaataaatgaagtataagctaaatattaatagtatcAATAAGTACATACCTCATATCTTCATTATGAAACCACATTTGAATTAAGCTATTAACATAACAAGTTGCACCTAAATTCTTTAGACCAACATATTGGGTAGGATCACGTAATTCAGATAAAGAACTTTCTAAAGGCATTACTTCTGCGGGTTGTGACTTCATGTACTTTTCTTCTCCTAATCCAGTCAAACATTGTGGATTATTTGTGCAATTACGTCTGTAaacaaatcatttattttaatatgatcgaaaagaatattatttcatatgaatatataatgttttaaataagtatataacTTACTTGCAATTTTTACATGCTTTTAATCCTATTCTATATGCAGTTTCCAAATGTATCCTTTCTATTTGGTCTAATACCACACTTTCTACCCAAGCCCATGCTAATTTGTCTAAATCAGTCTTTTTTGCTGGCGgcatttttatctaaaatattaaaaaacagataatatatttttagtaattaaattcaaatatttccatgttgatactttttatcttattttgattttatactAAAACTTTAcgcgaaattatattaaacacaATACATAtgtttcaaattcgatttattACATGTTCCATTTCGCGCCATGAGAAAATCACACAACactatagaataaaaataaaacgaaagtaccaaataaaataatcaattttgtaacacgtatattttcgaaagtttagtaatataaaaataatcgtaaataatGTATCGACTTAAAACTTAGTATTTAACAAATGAACAGTTTCGTATATCAAaaactatgtatgtatatactcACATAAAAGTACCGTACTGTTCCTGACTGTTGAGGTTATGAAAAATGCCGCTGCAAATGTTGTAAAGTACTGTGCTTCTTCTACAACATTATCTGACTGCGAAAAAAACTTATCACGTTTTCAAGCTTACTGAACTCAAGCATTCATCGACACCTTTCGTGAACAGATGAAAATGTATCATCAAAACACTCTAACCGTTTCTGGTATACACTGACCGCCATATGCAGTCGGCTTTGGTCTAGGCACGCGTCAAATCAATCGCTAAATAATTTCTCGAGTTTAagttaatatacatatatttttttgggATTTATTTactatgttatttattaaaaataaagcaataatCTTTCTCGaacaaacaatattaaatatgtttgcatatacataatagaaatttcataaatatcatttttgttatatcattttacataTGAACATACAAAAAGTAATCAACAAGAGAAACTTACCTGCACTGAGAATAGAAGattgaatattcttttattgaaACTACTAACACACagctatatttttatcattttataaatatattaaaaaatgtctgataataaaataggtaaatattatttgttgatttattagaaatataaataagatgaTAAGTAACGGaacatatttcttattttatttatagttacTACTGATATCCTGCTGGAATTTCTAGAAGTAGCATTTAATCACATTCTGTTCTTCAGAAATTTATATCCCAAggaaatatttgtgaaaaagaagatatacagcatatgtgtatatgtgtcTGAACATCCTGAGCTCAATGAATACATAAGAAATGTGTTAAATGCAATCAGAGAATTGATAAAAGAGGATGAAAATAGTGTTAGAGCGGTAAACCTGGTCTTctataacaaaaagaaagaaccaatcgaaaaatttgtctttGATCTTGTTAAATTGCAAGCAAATAGCACAGAGTATGTATGCTTGTGAAGAATCTTATAATGTCAGCATTATGTTATTGTCTgatctgaaatttattttagaaaagatCCATACTATCTAAAAACAGAAGAATCGTTGAGAACAATTTGTTTGAAACTATCCATGTGTGAATCTTATTTAAAACCATTGCCAGAAGATTCATCTTTCatcattgaaattaaaacatatgAAACTGCTCATGTaactttaaatgaaaatcCTTGTTGTGAAGATTTTCCATGGATTATCAATGAAGATGTCCCTGATATGACTAACAAGAATTTACTTCCATTGAAAACTATAAAAACAGAATGTCTAAATTTGCAGATGTATGTTattgaagatgaaaataagaaatgcataaattaattataattatatgtagcaatagattttatatttacattatgaTCATTAATAACTATCAATATcagttgtaaaatatttaatgttaatgtaaaatatctaaGATTGCAAAAATCTATTAAGAAACTTgcattgaaaatgtttggaaTTATTAGCTTCAAATATCAGAAACTAAAAAAAGCTACATTCACATACAGAAACAACTAAATATGTACCTACTGAGAGTATAAATTCTGATTCAAACTAACCGGTAGTGAACAGGGATATAGAATGAATAAGGTACTTCTATTTCCTATATTACACAGCCCCGCCCACTCTGTGACGTCATAGACGAGCAGTACGGACTATAAAAAGAGGATGTATCTTTTGATAAGAGTAGATATGTACATATCTCGTAAGTTACACCCCCTTGAATAAAATcggtaaaaaaaattaattaattacttacgGGATTAACTTATATGTATTCAGAATTGTTTAAATACCTGAATTAcatcaaaagaaaaatctagCAACTTTCATATAGTTCCGAAgaatacatttctttttaaacagaaaattatatattaacaagtgtagatatatgtatataacattcGATAAGAAGTTCGGCCTTAAATATGCAtcaaaaagttatttaaaaatcagttTCTACAGTGAAAATCCAAAAGTACACATATTTTGGTTTACGAGAGGAACAATCGATTAGTTTTCAGTAACGACTTAATTcattatgtaataatagaaCCATATGACTATACAGAGTTACTGGTAATTgatctttctctatctttcttttacaagTGGTACTACAGACATTATGGTGGGTGAAGATCTCCTTTCGCATCCTATGCCTCTGTTAACATTCAGCGATTTTTAGTCGAAATTATGCTTTCAATAATCTccgaaatgtattttttttctacatCTTAATGGAGATATGACCACAGACGAGGTGCAGAATAGATCTATCAGTTAATGTATTTCTGCATTCCATATCTTGAGGGTCTGAAATCACTTACcattttaatgatattcaCAACATTATCGATTCAGTATAGAATAGGATTACAGCGTTCATAGCGATCGGAATTGGAACtagattttaatatatacgaTAGTATACGATAATATACtgatagtataatataatatacaataataataattgataagtaaaatatatgatcataataatatacgaTACTGATTAAGAACTAGATAAACGTGACATTAAATGGGATTCAAGTGGGACATCTTATCTTAAATCCAGTATAAATTTACAGAAGtccagaaatattaatattaaatggCCATTCTATATCTCAACTATGACAAAACCTCTGTGTCTACAACAacaatctaataaatttttcaattaacaaaACTTCAATCGCGATTGCAGCCAATCGGCTTGTATTATTTGTTAGGTGAAACTGTAGAAACGTTATCTACCCTGCGATTTCGATGCCTTTTGGATATGTTgtagaaatcgatattttgaataactttTTGCTTTATATAAGGGATGAACTcgtttccgagatattcgcTAAAAATCTGCCAGTATCACTAAAATGATTTTTGCCAATAGTTGCGCGTTTGTGGGAACGTATGCGTCAGTATTAGTTGCCGATCATTTATCTTATCTTTCAAAACTATGAATCAACTATTATTCATTTACCATAGACACTTCCATAATGCATCCAATGTGAACAAATTGTAACTGtgaatatctattattaaagtttcaaaaCTACTTTGTATGAATCAAGTTTTGCACACTTTTTTGTCAGCTAAAGATACATTGCAATAGGTAAAAGGCACAATGCGCGAAAAGGTGTGctaaaaatgattaatcactataaattatattggattatgaatataaaacgaaCCAAATGAAGATTCTAACTATTTTGGAGCAGTGACTTCGTATTGTATATCCAATTTTCCACATTTACGACAGGATCTCATCAGTTACGTCCTCTTCTCAATATGACACCACGCAAAATactaaaattccaaatttcaaaCTCACCACTAGAGTGCGGGTGATTCAAAAATGTATCACGTTCTATCAGTACCTGGATACTATTCGGATTTTCTTGAAGATTTcgatattcgtttctttacgTGGAAATACGACAAATCACTCTAACTTGTATTAACATATTGCCATTTTACAAGTCATTTCATTATTAACTATAGTTAGAGTATGATTAAATCGCTTTTTTCTAAATGACGacgatgaaaatatgaaaattttcgtgATCGACCtcaaggaataaaataaacacgAGAATTCTCGTGATCTGCCCGGAATATGCTAATAACCGTGCATACAGAATGATTAAAATCAAGATTCTCATCATTTTGAAGCAGTGACATATCGTTGTATATTGTAGCTCTCTGCGGTTGTTTCAACTTTCTAATATGACACCGCGCGAAAtggagaaatttcaaattttagttTGCACGGCTGCCGCGAAGGCGCAGAGACTCAATTACGTATTATGTTCTATTAGTACCCCGAGACTgcattttctcgaaatttattttcatacaaaactttatgattcattaaaaaattgtttaagatAAATATGTCATTAATAGGACAATTACTTgctacaataatattaattgatttcTCCACAAAGAAGTTCGCAGCCTATGAAAGCCGATACTTATTGCAGCAAccttaacaaaaatattaaatttcattcatctGACGTAATGTCTAAGatcaaattattcaataaaattataaaattcttcgcaAAGTATCGAATAAGAAcatcttctttttattgaataattctttcttggaaaatgtgatataaatataatataacaagaaatataattagtgTCGGGTCCATGTCAGCGGTTATGAATAACTATAATTGatcaatattttcttgtttatcAATAACCACTATCTATGGCGGAAATCGATAGAATCATTCCATTTAGCTATCTCCTGATATCTAActaaaaattcattacatagtatatatttatagctttACTGTTTGCTCTACACTTTTATTGTACAAGAGTTTTCAACAACAGGTTTTAGCTCCGTCCTTTTTCAAGCTACACGCACGagtgcttttctttttctc
It encodes the following:
- the LOC122575271 gene encoding ubiquitin carboxyl-terminal hydrolase 48-like isoform X2; this translates as MPPAKKTDLDKLAWAWVESVVLDQIERIHLETAYRIGLKACKNCKRNCTNNPQCLTGLGEEKYMKSQPAEVMPLESSLSELRDPTQYVGLKNLGATCYVNSLIQMWFHNEDMRRIIYKWDITEDPEEREAVCQAEKKGVPFHPVTAVGQLQYIFAMMQFGNRRLLDPMNLAIALSLDTRTQQDAQEFSKLLLCHIEGKLQQNSELKQMLQRLTQGKYSYINCCSKCGTEYPTSTTFYELDLQLAATLKEAVEKYLSVEQLTGANQYHCVTCNDKKDARRFIRLESLPETLNIQLMRFVFHRDSGQKRKLNSFIQFPEDLDMSEYVRCPPQTHLYNLVAVLSHKGPSAHSGHYIANICNSNGEWYQFSDDKVEKMQNKRIEDGVSENSKVVKRGRIPKGFLSSNTAYMLVYKKVTPEKRTCSTKKNKLKKLDGETNSNNNTTAMEKIVVAQEKSDSLNEEKHKCDTMSGVSDINNSEKILKPDMQSKQEMETLKASPKNVAIEQSVNTDSTFDEQNGKHYEFDNKENKLDMDMKKPVVKVVKLDYKRLNGAAHRAMSCGERDFYEEMEFESWEVSTTLRDLVRQENVKHELSLLAIQQEKQKEIEDQNLKRQLVIDVYNIISNIVSWDTYQWIPNDWLSKWLNGHLSVDGVPPIDNSTLMCSHYRLDPLKVNRAKCIPVTAADLLYDKYRGGPRLDENSFCEICVKRRYKLLRFKISLERDHKEVSELVRNFKEPSETSYIVGADSLRSWRRLAMEKFTDDMEQEIEDEDCQDPSGSQEDSKSGTSKESEGLKEPVEGEENEVIIYFNEDLLCEHSSLKTPDSTRKIVPREAWVILRKYFPESKEYSIGAASCSICEEKMENAQKAKKDDKIKAKQQRDELNDLYHGRNRNEILKCEDPEKTFYIVEKGFLDSWRSFIRYAEVFSKTPPVGIRNGFLLCEPHKGFLYSPSINNELYTIITADEWAKLMQFYDVDYPIIIKKINSDFHTQPSLCAACMLVRVEQERLESLKYDRATIYIKCVEDNEDTKSENDLEVAAKRPKMENTRPSRTRRNLKGSHELKVSSEITLKELKLMTMQICGAGPYDQHLMLGEHELTDHSQSLAALGIFPGALLTLKIDTPIENEADVTSDANNPESTFPEKGFKGTELVPS
- the LOC122575271 gene encoding ubiquitin carboxyl-terminal hydrolase 48-like isoform X1; the encoded protein is MPPAKKTDLDKLAWAWVESVVLDQIERIHLETAYRIGLKACKNCKRNCTNNPQCLTGLGEEKYMKSQPAEVMPLESSLSELRDPTQYVGLKNLGATCYVNSLIQMWFHNEDMRRIIYKWDITEDPEEREAVCQAEKKGVPFHPVTAVGQLQYIFAMMQFGNRRLLDPMNLAIALSLDTRTQQDAQEFSKLLLCHIEGKLQQNSELKQMLQRLTQGKYSYINCCSKCGTEYPTSTTFYELDLQLAATLKEAVEKYLSVEQLTGANQYHCVTCNDKKDARRFIRLESLPETLNIQLMRFVFHRDSGQKRKLNSFIQFPEDLDMSEYVRCPPQTHLYNLVAVLSHKGPSAHSGHYIANICNSNGEWYQFSDDKVEKMQNKRIEDGVSEFSITENSKVVKRGRIPKGFLSSNTAYMLVYKKVTPEKRTCSTKKNKLKKLDGETNSNNNTTAMEKIVVAQEKSDSLNEEKHKCDTMSGVSDINNSEKILKPDMQSKQEMETLKASPKNVAIEQSVNTDSTFDEQNGKHYEFDNKENKLDMDMKKPVVKVVKLDYKRLNGAAHRAMSCGERDFYEEMEFESWEVSTTLRDLVRQENVKHELSLLAIQQEKQKEIEDQNLKRQLVIDVYNIISNIVSWDTYQWIPNDWLSKWLNGHLSVDGVPPIDNSTLMCSHYRLDPLKVNRAKCIPVTAADLLYDKYRGGPRLDENSFCEICVKRRYKLLRFKISLERDHKEVSELVRNFKEPSETSYIVGADSLRSWRRLAMEKFTDDMEQEIEDEDCQDPSGSQEDSKSGTSKESEGLKEPVEGEENEVIIYFNEDLLCEHSSLKTPDSTRKIVPREAWVILRKYFPESKEYSIGAASCSICEEKMENAQKAKKDDKIKAKQQRDELNDLYHGRNRNEILKCEDPEKTFYIVEKGFLDSWRSFIRYAEVFSKTPPVGIRNGFLLCEPHKGFLYSPSINNELYTIITADEWAKLMQFYDVDYPIIIKKINSDFHTQPSLCAACMLVRVEQERLESLKYDRATIYIKCVEDNEDTKSENDLEVAAKRPKMENTRPSRTRRNLKGSHELKVSSEITLKELKLMTMQICGAGPYDQHLMLGEHELTDHSQSLAALGIFPGALLTLKIDTPIENEADVTSDANNPESTFPEKGFKGTELVPS